From the genome of Bacteroidota bacterium, one region includes:
- the flgG gene encoding flagellar basal-body rod protein FlgG, with protein MLRALRTGALGMMAQQRGVDNIANNLANANTTGFKRATIVFNDLLYQTVSAPGEGQNSGAAAPATLQMGHGATAIATVRNFLQGSFTETSNPLDIAINGEGFLQVAKPDGTVAFTRDGTLTLSSEGTIVTQGGLPLEPEISIPPDASRVTIGQDGTVEAYIEGDAQPVILGQIELARFNNTAGLQAIGGNLYMESAASGEPIISTAGENGLGVIRQGFVESSNVAVVQEMVNLITAQRAYEVNSKVVTTADQMLSQANQIKR; from the coding sequence ATGTTAAGAGCACTTCGAACCGGCGCACTGGGTATGATGGCCCAGCAGAGAGGCGTCGACAATATTGCAAACAACCTTGCAAATGCGAACACCACAGGCTTCAAGCGTGCAACGATCGTGTTCAACGACCTGCTGTACCAAACCGTATCTGCTCCTGGTGAAGGACAGAATTCCGGCGCAGCTGCACCGGCAACCCTGCAAATGGGACACGGTGCAACGGCCATAGCAACCGTTCGCAACTTCCTACAGGGCAGCTTTACAGAAACCAGCAATCCGCTCGACATCGCCATCAATGGCGAAGGCTTTTTGCAGGTTGCTAAACCAGACGGCACCGTAGCTTTCACAAGAGACGGTACGTTGACGCTGAGTTCAGAGGGGACCATCGTGACCCAGGGTGGCCTCCCTCTTGAACCAGAAATTTCTATTCCACCTGATGCCTCGCGGGTTACCATCGGGCAAGATGGTACGGTTGAAGCATACATCGAAGGTGATGCACAACCGGTAATCCTTGGGCAAATTGAACTGGCGCGCTTCAACAACACCGCAGGATTGCAAGCCATTGGCGGCAACCTCTACATGGAATCAGCCGCCAGCGGTGAACCCATTATCAGCACAGCCGGCGAAAATGGCCTCGGTGTCATCCGGCAAGGATTTGTTGAAAGCTCAAACGTAGCTGTTGTGCAGGAAATGGTAAACCTGATCACGGCACAGCGTGCTTACGAAGTCAATTCCAAAGTGGTCACCACAGCAGACCAAATGCTGTCTCAGGCCAACCAGATCAAACGATAG